The window GCCGTTCGCCTTGCAGGCGCGGGCGGCGAACAACGAGAACGGTTTGGGGTCCTCGTAGCGCACCGTCACGAGCGCCTTCGGCGTCAGGATGAAGCTGACGGCGGACAGCAACGGCATCCGCGTGTCGACATGGCAGAGCACGGACGCCGTCATGTAGCGCGCGCCGTTCTCCACGTAGAGCCGGCTGGAGGGCTCGATCTCCACCATTTCTTCGCGGGTCGGCACGCCGACCCCGATCGTGGCCTCGACCAGCTTGTCCTCGTCGGGGGTGGGCGAGATCAGATCGATCCACACCAGATCACCGGGCAGCGGCTCGCCGGGCGAAGGATCGACGCGCTGCAACGCGCCGTCGCGGGCGACGTAGACGATGAGCATGGCGAGCGCTCCGCCGGAGGGAGGGACTGGACGATCAGCGGCCAAGCCGCGGTAGCATGCTCCGCAAGCCTTCGCCAGCGTCGCGCCGGTTCCCTTTCTCCGCTTGCGGAAGAAGGTGGCGCGAAACGCCAGATGAGGGGTCGTCTGGACATCATCGAGGCGGACGGAGGGCGGCCCAGGCGACCCCTCACCCCTACCCTCTCCCGCAAGGGGAGAGGGGGACGACGACGTGGCGCTTCATCTCAACGCGAGCGGTCTCAATCCCCGTCGAAAAACCGCGCGCTTCCCGCGCTCCTCTACCCCGGATCGAGCGGCGAGAGGCCCTTCGCGGCGCCATCGGCGCCCACCGAGATGATCTCGACCCGCGCTTCGGCCTTGGCCAGCAGCTCGTCGCAGCGCTTCTTCAGGGCCTCGCCGCGGCGGTAGATCTCGATCGATTCCTCGAGCGAGGCGCGCCCCTGTTCGAGCCTCGAGACGATGCCTTCGAGTTCGCCGAGCGCGGCTTCAAAGGTCAGTCCGGCGACGTCAGGGTCGGACGCTTGCGCGTCGGACGCTTGGGGGGCGATGTCGGGCACGGCGCGGCTCCTCTCGTCGAGAGGGGTGGTTTAGGCGCGGATCAGCCGCGCATCAAGGCGCGGACATGCGCCGCCGTGGACTGGCCGAGCCCCTGCAGGTCGTAGCCGCCCTCCAGCACCGAGACCACGCGGCCGCCGGCGTGGCTGTCGGCGACCTCCATCAGGCGCTTAGTCATCCAGCTGTAGTCCTCCTCCACCAGCCAGAGCCCGCCGAGCGGGTCGCGCTTGTGGGCGTCGAAGCCGGCCGAGATCACGATCAGGTCCGGCGAGAAGGTTTTCAGCGAGGGGATGATGGCGTCGTCAAAGGCTTCCCGGAATTTGTCGCCGCCGTCGCCGGCGCGCATCGGGCAGTTGACGATGTTGCCGACGCCGGTCTCCGACCGGGCGCCGGTGCCCGGAAACAGCGGCATCTGGTGGGTCGAGGCGTACATGATGCTCGGGTCGTCCCAGACGATCGCCTGGGTGCCGTTGCCGTGGTGGACGTCGAAGTCGACGATCGCGACCTTCTGGGCGCCGAACTTTTTCTGGGCGTGGCGCGCGGCGCAGACGACGAAGTTGAAAAAGCAAAAGCCCATGGCGGTGGTTTGCTCGGCGTGGTGGCCGGGCGGGCGGATGCCGCAGAACGCGTTCTGGGCGCGGCCCCCCATCACCTCGTCGACCGCATGGGTGACGGCGCCGAGCCCGCGCAGCAGCGCCTCCCAGGTGCCGACGCTCATCACGGTGTCGCCGTCGATCCGCACCGAGCCCTCGCGCGGGCGGATGCGGTCGAGCGCTTCGACGAAGGCCTCGGGGTGGGCGAGCGTCGCGACCGCGGCCTCGGCGAGCGGCGCCTCGATGCGGGCGAGCGCCTGGAAGGTCTCGGCCTCCAGCGCCTGCTCAACCGCGCGCATGCGCTCCGGCCGCTCGGGATGGCCGGGCGGCGTCAGGTGGTCGGCGAAGGCCGGGTGCGAAACATAGAGCGTGGACATCGCGGCTCCGGCGTTGAATGAGGCCCGCCCGCGGCGCACAGCCGCAGGCTTCGGGACGATATGGCGCTGGCACGCCAGACGCCAACCCGGCGTCAGGCGCCGAGCGCGGCGTCCACAGCTTCGCCCTCGAGAGCTCCGGCGCCCTCGGTCACGGTGCGCGCCAGCCCGGAAGCCGCAACGGCGAGGTTCTCGGCGAAGAAGCGGGCGAGCGCGACCCGGCCCGAGGCGCGGTCGTCCGCACGAAGGCCGGCCAGCGCCTCCTCCGCGAGGCCCGCGCCGCCGGCCGCGAGCGCGAACAGGCGGAGATAGGGCGTCGCGCCGGCGAACGTCTCTCCCGGCGTGCGGGCCGCGCCGGTAAGCCACAGCGTCGCGTGTTCCAGCGCGTCGACCGCCTCCGCGAGCCGGGGGGCGGTCGCGCCGAAGCCCGGGTCGTTGGCCTCCGCCACGCGCCGCACGGTCTCGCGCAGGGAGAGAATGACGCTGCGCACGGTCTCGCCGCCGCCGAGCGGCAGCTTGCGGGCGACGAGGTCGATCGCCTGGATGCCGTTGGTGCCCTCGTAGATCGGGGTGATGCGCGCGTCGCGCAGGTAGCGCGCAGCGCCGGTCTCCTCGACGTAGCCCATGCCGCCGTAGACCTGGATCCCAAGCGAGGCGACCTCGCAGCCGACGTCGGTGCCGAAGGCCTTGGCGATCGGGATCAGCAGGCTGCCTCGGCGTTCCGCCGCCTCGTCGCCCGCGATCCGCCCCCGGTCGAGATCGACCGCCGCGCGGAAGCAGATCGCGCGCGCCGCGGCGGTGAGCGCCCGCATGGTGAGCAGCATGCGGCGAACGTCGGGATGGGCCGCGATCGGCGCGGCGCCGTCATGGCCTTCCGCCTTCCCCTGCCGGCGCTCCTGCGCGAAGGCGAGCGCGGCCTGGGTGGCGCCCTCCGCCGCCGCCACGCCCTGCAGCCCGACGCCGAGCCGGGCGTTGTTCATCATCGTGAACATGCAGGCGAGGCCGCGGTGCTCCTCCCCCACGAGCCAGCCCACCGCGCCGCCGGCGTCGCCATAGGCCATGGTGCAGGTGGGACTCGCATGGATGCCGAGCTTCTCCTCGATCCCGACGCAGGCGACGTCGTTGCGCTCGCCGGACGGCAGGATCTTCGGGACCAGGAACAGCGAGATGCCGCGGGTGCCGGCCGGCGCGTCGGGCAGGCGCGCCAGCACGAGGTGGACGATGTTCTCCGCCCAGTCGTGCTCGCCGTAGGTGATGTAGATCTTCTGGCCGAAGACCCGGTAGGTCCCGTCGCCCGCGCGCTCGGCCCGAGAGCGCAGCAGCGCGAGGTCGGAGCCCGCCTGCGGCTCGGTCAGGTTCATGGTGGCCATCCACTCGCCGGAGACGAGCTTGGGCAGATAGGTCGCCTTCAGCTCCTCCGAGGCGTGGGCCTCCAGCGCCTCCAGCGCGCCCTGCGTCAGCATCGGGCCGAGGCCGAAGGCGATCGAGCCCTCGTGCCAGAGCTCGGTCAGCGCCGCCCAGACCGAGAGCGGCAGGTCCTGCCCGCCGTGGTCCTCGGAGGCGAGCGTCCCGTTCCAGCCGGCGTCGCGCCAGCGGCGGTAGGCCTCGGCCCAGCCCGGCGGCGTCGTCACCTTGCCGTCCGCGAAGCGCGCGCCGTGGCGGTCGCCGGCCTTCGCCAGCGGCTCGAGCACGTCGGCCACGAAGGCGCCGGCCTGGCCGATGACGGCGGCGACCGTCTCCGCGTCGAGGTCGCCGTACACCCCCTCCTCCCGCGCCGCGGCGAAGCCTGCGGCGTCGAGCGCGAACAGGATGTCGGCGACGGGGGCGCGGTAGGCCATGGGCTGAACTCCTCCTGAAGGCTTGAAAGCCGGGGCGCTCTTGACGGCGCCGAGGGCCTTGGGGCAATGCCGGGCGGCGGCCTCACGCCGCGCGGGCGAGCTTAGGGCGTGATGACGGCGGATAAAGAGGCAAGCGCGGGCGCGAGGGCAGGCTTTCGTCGCACGGCGCGGCTGACGCCGGCCGACGCCGCGACCGCCGGCGCGCTGCTCGCCGCGGGCCGCCTCGTGGCCTTCCCGACCGAGACGGTCTACGGCCTCGGCGCCGACGCGACCGACGCCGGCGCGGTCGCCGACCTCTACGCCGCCAAGGGCCGCCCCGCGTTCAATCCGCTGATCTCGCACGTCCCGAGCGCGCCGGACGCGATGCGGCTCGGCCGCTTCGACGCCCACGCCCGCGTGCTGGCCGAGGCGTTCTGGCCGGGGCCGCTGACGCTGGTGGTGCCCGTCGCCGAGGATTGCCCCGTCTCCGACCTCGCCCGCGCCGGTCTGGCCACGCTCGCGCTCCGCGTGCCCGCGCATCCGCTGGCGCGCGCGGTGCTCTCCGCCGCCGGCCGGCCGATCGCGGCGCCCTCCGCCAACCGGTCGGGACGCGTCAGCCCGACGACAGCGGCCCATGTGCTCGAGGATCTCGCCGGCCGCATCGACGCCGTGCTCGACGGCGGCGCGACCGAGGTCGGCGTGGAATCCACCATCGTCGCCTGCTTCGGCGCCGAGGTGCGCCTGCTCCGCCCCGGCGGGGTCTCCCGCGCCGAGCTCGAGTACGTCCTCGGCCGCCCGCTCGACGGCGACGTCGCCGACGACGCCGCGCGGCCGCTCGCCCCCGGCCGCCTGCTGTCGCACTACGCGCCCGACGCGCCCGTCCGTCTGGACGCGACGGAGGTCCGCCCCGGCGAGGCGCTGCTCGCCTTCGGCCCGGTCATCCCTGGCGCGGAGAGCGCCGGCGCGGTCGAAAACCTCAGCCCGTCGGGCGACCTGCGGGAGGCCGCCGCCAACCTGTTCGCCGCGCTGCGCCGCCTCGACGCCGCCGCCCCCGCGGCGATCGCCGTCGCGCCGATCCCGGCCGAGGGTCTTGGCGAGGCCATCCGCGACCGCCTGGAGCGCGCCGCGGCTCCGCGCTGAACGCAAAGCCCCCTCACCCGGAAGGCTTTCGCCCTCCGACCTCTCCCCACCGGGGAGAGGTGAAGCAAGCGGCGCCGTCGCGCTCGACGGACGCCGCGAAGCGCGGGGTCTTCACCTCTCCCCGGCGGGGAGAGGTCGGCCCGCAGGGCCGGGTGAGGGGGCTTTCCTCCCCGGCGCCTTCAACCCTCCCCCGATCCGTGCGACATGACGCTCGATCCACGGAGGCTTCCCATGTCGCCCGAGCTCGCCGCCCGCTTCGCTGCCCTGGTCTCGGCCCGCGACGTGCTGGACGCCGACGCCGCGAAACCGAAGCTCTCGGAGCCGCGCGGGCTCTACCGCGGCAAGGCCGCGCTCGTGCTCACGCCTCGCTCCACCGAAGAGGTCGCGGCCATCGTGCGGCTGGCGCATGAGACGGGCACGGCGGTCGTGCCCCAGGGCGGCAACACCGGCCTCGTCGGCGGCCAGACGCCGGACGGGAGCGGCGAGGCGATCCTGCTCTCCACCGCCAAGCTCGACCGCATCCGCGAGGTCGACGCCGACGGCGACCTGATGGTGGTGGAGGCCGGCGTCACGCTCGCCCGCGCCCAGGACGCCGCGGCCGAGGTCGGGCGGCTGTTTCCGCTCAGCCTGGGGTCGGAGGGAACCTGCACGGTCGGCGGCAACGTCGCCACCAACGCCGGCGGCACGGCCGTGCTCGCCTACGGCAACACCCGCGACCTCGTGCTCGGCGTCGAGGCGGTGCTGCCGGACGGGCGGATCTGGAACGGCCTGCGTCGCCTGCGCAAGGACAACACCGGCTACGACCTCAAGCACCTGTTCATCGGCTCGGAGGGCTCGCTCGGCGTGGTGACGGCCGTGGTGCTGAAGCTGTTCCCGGCGCCGCGCGAGACCGCGACCGCCTTCGTGGGCCTCGCCTCCCCCCACGCCGCGCTGGAGCTGTTCCGCATCGCCCGCGCCCACGCCGGCCCCGCGCTCACCGGCTGCGAGATCATCCCGCGGATCGGGATCGCGTTCGCGCTGAAGCACCTCGACGGCGCGCGCGACCCGCTCGCGGAGCCGCACCCCTGGAACCTGCTGCTGGAGCTGTCGTCGCCCCTGTCGGTCGGCCTCGCCGCGACCATGGAGGCGATCCTCGAGGAGGGCTTCTCGAAGGATCTCCTGCAGGACGCGACCATCGCCGCCTCCGGCCACCAGGCGGCCGCCTTCTGGCGCATCCGCATGGGGCTGTCCGAGGTGCAGGGCCACGAGGGCGGCTCGATCAAGCACGACGTGTCGGCGCCGCTCGGCTCGGTCGCCGTCTTCATCGAGGAGGCGACGGCGGCGGTCGAGGCCCATGCGCCGGGCGCCCGCGTGGTGGCCTTCGGCCATCTCGGCGACGGCAACATCCACTTCAACGTCAGCCAGCCCGTGGGCGCCGACAAGGCGACGTTCCTCGCCGGCTGGGACGCGATGAACCAGGTGGTCCACGCGGTCGTCCACGCGCATCACGGCTCGGTCGCCGCCGAGCACGGCGTCGGCCGTCTCAAGCGAGGGCTGCTCGCCCAAGTAAAAACCGACGTCGAACTCGATCTGATGCGTATGGTTAAGAAAACGCTCGATCCGAGGGGACTGTTTAACCCTGGGGTAATACTTGAAGAAACGCGGTCTTAACGCCGACTGAGTCACGACAGGGCGACATTTTCTCCGACCGGAGCCGCCCGATGCCGATGACCCGCCTGGCCGGCCGCCTGATGTTCGCGATCGTGCTTCAGATCATCGCGACCAACGGCGTGCGCGCGGCCGACGCCCCCCTGTCCTCCGGATTCTACGCCCATGGCGGCGTCGACGACCGCTGCGGGCCGCCCGAGATCGTAAAGACCAAGTACAAGGAGCAGATCTGCTACGCGGGCGAGAGCGGCTACGGCTACGCCGCCTGCCGCTGGGTCAAGCGCACCTACGCCGTGCGCATCCCCGCGGAATGCGCGCGGCCTCCGATGCTCGAAGACGCCTACCGCATCGAGCGCCCCCGCCACGAACGCGCGCTCTCGACCAAGGGCTGACCCGCGGCGCACGCTTGTCCCGGCCTTGAGCCGGGACCCAGAACCGCTGCTCCGTCAGACGAAGGCGCGACGCTCGTCGCCCCTCCCCCTTGCGGGGAGGGGTAAGGGGTGGGAGTGGCGCAGAACGGAGCGCAACCGCCAAGCCCAAGAATCTCCCGAACGCGGCTCGCCTCGGGAGGCTCATCCGAAACCACCCCCACCCCCAACCCCTCCCCGCAGGGGGGAGGGGGGAGAGCCCGGACCCTGTCCGCCTCAGATCAGCCGCGGCTGGGCGTCGGCCAGGCGCTCCGTCGTCTCGGGCGCGGGCTCCTGCACCTCGGGGCCGTCGCTGGTCGCCTGGTTGACGCGGGCCCCGACCGCGACCGTCTCGAACGTGCCGACCGGCGCCGGGCGCACGGCCGCGCCGAGCGCGCAGGCGCCCGTCGTCGAGGCCGACGATCGCGGCGCAGCCGTGGCTAGAGCTTCACCTCGTTGTCGGCAGGCATCGTCGCTCCGGGCGACGCCGCGGCGCCGGCGACCGCCCCGGTGATGTCCGGGGACGGAATCGCGAGCTGCAGCGCGTCCGCGGTCTCCTTCCAGACCGACGCGAGCAGGGCCGGATCGCCATTCAGCTTCCGCCCATAGCTCGGGATGATCGCGCGCAGCTTGTCGCCCCACGCGCCCTTGACCCGATCGGGGAAGGCGCGCTCCAGCAGCCCGAGGATCACCGCCGGCGAGGTGGAGCCGCCGGGCGAGGCGCCGAGCAGCGCCGCGATCGAGCGGTCCTTGGCCATCACCACCTCGGTGCCGAGCTTCAGCACCCCGCCCTTCTTGGGGTCGTTGTAGATGATCTGCACGCGCTGGCCGGCCTGCCACAGACGCCAGTCCTCGTCCTTCGCCTCTGGATAGTACCGGCGGAGCTCGGCGAGCTGGGCCTCGTGGGACTGCACCAGCTGCCCGGCGAGATAGTTGACGAGAGCGATCTCGTTCCAGCTCACCTGCAGCATCGGCGCGACGTTGCTGAGCGTCACTGAGTCCGGCAGGTCGAAGTAGGAGCCGTGCTTGAGGAACTTGCTCGACCAGGTCGCGAACGGCCCGAACAGCAGCACGCGCTTGCCGTCGAGGACGCGGGTGTCGAGATGCGGCACCGACATGGGCGGCGAGCCGACGTCGGCCTTGCCGTAGACCTTGGCGAGATGCTGCGCCGCGACCTGCTCGTTCTCGGTCACGAGGAACGAGCCGCCAACGGGGAAGCCCGCATAGGCCTTGGCCTCGTCGATGCCGGAAAGCTGCAGCAACGGCAGCGCGGCGCCGCCGGCGCCGATGAAGACGAAGCGCGCGTCGACCGTCTGGATCTTGCTGTCGTCGCTCAGATCGAACGCCGAGACGCGCCACGTCCCGCTCGGGTTGCGGGTGATCGAGCGCACCTCGACCCCGCTGGTCAGCGTGAAGGTCGGCTTCGCGGTCAGATGCCCGAAGAACTGCCGCGTGATCTCGCCGAGGTTGACGTCCGTGCCGAGCGGCGACCGCGTCGCCACAAGGTTCGCCGTGTCCTTGCGGCCGGCCATCGACAGCGGAATCCATTCGGCGATCTTCGCGGGGTCGGTGGTGATCTCCATGCCGGCGAACAGCGGGCTCGCCTTCAGCGCCTCGACGCGCTTGGTGATGAAGGCCACGTTCTCCGCGCCCCAGCACAGGTTCATGTGCGGCGTCGAGTTGATGAAGGCGCGGGGATTCTCGAGGATGCCGGTCCGGACCTGATGCGCCCAGAACTGGCGCGAGATCTGGAACTGCTCGTTGATGTCGATCGCGCGGGCGATCTGGACGTTCCCCTTGTCGTCTTCGGGCGTGTAGTTCAGCTCGCAAAGCGCCGAATGGCCGGTGCCGGCGTTGTTCCAGCCGTTCGAGCTCTCCTCGGCGACGGCGTCCAGCCGCTCGAAGGTCTCGATCCGCCACTCCGGCTCAAGCTCCGCGAGCATCACGCCGAGCGTCGCGCTCATGACGCCGCCGCCGATGAGCAGGACGTCCACGCTGCGGTCGGCCGTCTCGGCGCGGTACTGGCCGCCCGTGGCCCACTTGTACGCGACGAACGCGGCGCCGGCGCCGAGAGCGGTCCCCAGAAGACGGCGGCGCGTCAAGCCAAGCGGCTTGGAGGCGGCGGCGGAACGCGTGTTTCCATTCTCGGTCATGGCGGTGCTCCGGGGCTTCCGACGGCCGACGGATGCTCTCGCGCGACGTCGCCGATCTGATTTCTTTAATTATTACAAATACCTACTAGGAGGCATATACTAAAGTACGTATACTGAGGCGCGCGGGGTGTCCACTGTCCCCAGAGGGCGCCAGGGTTGCGGCCGACCTGGGGTCAGTGCTCGATCGGGATGGGCGCTGGTCCTTCGCCGGCGGACGACCGCGCTTCCCCGCCGAACCGAGCGTTCGACGGCGTAAGGCTCTGGTTCAAGCCATGGGAGGACGAAGATCGCTCGGACCGCTCCGTCAGGCCCAAACGACTTTCAGATCAGCCGCGGCTGCGCGTCGGCGACAGGTTCGGCGATCGCCGGCGCGGGCTCCTGCACCTCGGGGCCGTCGTTCGTCGCCTGGTTGACGCGCGCGCCCACCGTCACCGTTTCGAAGGTTCCGACCGGCGCGGGGTGCAGGCCGCGCAAAGCGAGGCTGCGGCCGTCGACGCGGATGTCGAGCCAGGCCTCCCAGGTCTCCGGCGGCAGCACCGCCGGCATCCGGTCATGCACCACGGCGAGATCGGGACTGGCGGTCACCGTCACGATCGCGACCGACCGCAGGGCCTCGCCGTCCGGCCGCTTCCAGCTTTCCCAGATCCCGGCGAACATGACGGGCGCGCGGTCCGGCCGCCGAATGAGATAGGGCTGCTTGAAGCGCCCCACCGCGCGCCACTCGTACCAGCCGTCCGCCGGCACCAGGCAGCGGCGGCGCTGCAGCGCGGAGCGGAAGGCCGGCTTCTGGGCCAGCGTCTCGGCCCGGGCGTTGAACATCAGCGGACCCGAGGCGACGTCGGGCGCGAACTCCGGCACGAGGCCCCAGCGGTGGAGCGCGATGCGCCGCGCGCCGTCCTCGACAAGCGCGACCGGGATCATCTGCGTCGGGGCGATGTTGTACCGCGCGGGAAAGTCCGCGTCGGCGGCGGCGCGCAGCAGCGCTTCGAGCGATCTGCGGCTCGTGGTTTGGGCGTAGCGACCACACATGCGTAAAACCCCTGAGGCCCTTGCAGGCCGAGGCTTAACTTGCAGGAAACCGAAACGCCACGATCATCTGGCGTGAAACGCGCGCGAAGGACGTCGCGCGCCCCGGAACCGCAGTCTCCATGATCGCCGCCGAGCTTCTCCAGAACGCCCCCGAGGCCGACGCCGACGTCGCGCTGACGCCGGAGGCGTTGAAGGCCGCGAACGTGCACCCCCTGACCGGGCTCGCCACCGATTACCTCAACCACTTCAACGAAGTCGCCATGCTGCTCGATCTGCTGGCCGACATGCCGGAGATGCGCGAGGACGTGCTTGCGTGGCGGCCGGCGAGCTACCGCGAGCATTTCGAGCGTTCCGGCTTCCGCGGCCGGGCGGTCGCCGTCGCCGCCTACGAGGCCGCGCCCGCCCACATCCGGGCGCCCTTCGACGCCACGGTGGCGGCGATCGACGCCAAGCTGACCGAGGTGCAGCAAGCGCTCGACTCGGCCGACGACGACGCCGTCATGACGCTCGGGCCGACGGCCGCGCTGGAGTTGCGCCCGATGCTCGCCCGCGCCGACGCGCTGATCCACGGCGCCCCCTCGGCGTGAGCGACGACGAGGGACGGCTGCGGCCCGCGCGCCCTCTGCTCGCGGCGAGCCTCGCCTGCTTCCGCGACGGGGAGGTCCTGATCGCCCGGCGCGGCAAGCCGCCCGCGGTCGGGCTGTGGTCGCTTCCCGGCGGCATGGTGGAGCTCGGCGAAACCGCGGCGGAGGCGGCGGTGCGGGAGCTCCACGAGGAGACCGGCGTGCGGGCGACGGCGGTCGCGCTCGCGGACGTGGTCGAGGTGATCCTGCGCTCGCCCGAGGGCGTGGTTGAACGGCACGTGACGATCCTCGCCTACGCCGGCAGCTGGGTCGCCGGCGACGGCGCCACGGGTCCGGAGGCGATCGAGATCGCCTGGGTCCGCCCCGACCAGTTGGACGCCCTCGAGACGACGCCCGGGCTCAGCGCCGTCGTCGCCCGCGCGGCGGCGCGGCTTCGATGACGCGCTTGCGAAGCCTGTGTCCGCGCGCGAGGGTGCGCGGCATGTCGACCGTTCTTCGCGCCGCGCTCGCCGGCCTGCTGCTCGCGACGGCGCCCGCGGCCGCCCAGCCGCGCGAGCCCAAGGCGGCGCCCGCCCCGCCGCCGCCCGCCCCCCAGCTCCCGGCCGCCGCGGCGCCCTACGAGCCCAAGCTGATCCGCCTGGCCGAGACGCTCGGCGCGCTCCATCACCTGCGCGCCGTCTGCAAGGCGAAGGACGCCGACGTCTGGCGCGACCGCATGTCGGCGCTGATCGCGGCGGAGGCTCCCGCGCCCGAGCGGCGCGACGCGCTCGCCGGCGCCTTCAACGCCAGCTACCGGGCCTGGGCGCGGAGCTACCACGCCTGCACCCCCGCGGCCGAGGTCGCGACCGCGCGCTTCCTGCAGGAGGTCTCGGCGATCGCGACCGAGGTCAACGCCCGCTACGGGCCCTGACGCGGCGGAGAAGTCGTTTAACTTTTCCCTCCGGCGTTAACCCTTTTTTCGAGAATCGCTGCGCCCCCGCCGCCCTTCCATTAGAGTCTCAGGCGGACAGGGAAGGGACGCCATGGCTCATGACGATTCGGCCGCGACGGACGAAGGCGCCGTCGACGACCGCCGCGCCGCGCTCGCGTATCTCGACGAGGCGTGGGAGGAGGCGCTGCTGGACGGCATCGCGCCGGACTGCGTCGCGCACGCCGCGCTGTTCGCCGCGCTGAAGGAGCTGGTGCTGTCCTTCGGCGAGGAAGCGACCGCCCGTTTCGTCGAGCGGCTGCCCGACCGGCTGCGGAAAGGCGACTACACGCTCCCGAGCCTCGCGCATTAACCCGCGGGTTAACCCGGCGTTACCCTTCAGTACCCCAGCGCGACGCTGATCAGCACCGCGAAACCGAACAGCGCGAGCCCGCCGCCCGACACCGTGTTGAGGCGGCCGAGCCACTTCTCGGCGATCCGCTCCCGCAGTCGGCTCGCTCCCATCGAGAGCATCAGCCACCACGCGGCGCTGCCGATCGCCACGCCGATCGTCAGCAGCGCCGCGGCGCCGAAGTCGCCGACCTCCTCGCCGATCCCGGCGAGGCCGCCGAAGATCGCGAAAAAACCCAAGAGCACGGCCGGGTTCGTCACCGTGAGGGCGAAGGACGCGAGCGCCGCGCGGAACAGCGACATGCGCGTGTCGTTGGCGGGCGCCGCGCCCTTCGAGGGCGCATAGAGCAGCTTGACGCCGAAGGCGATCAGGATGGCGCCGCCCACCACCTTGATGACGCTGAGATGGCCTTCGATGAAGCTCGAGATCGCCGTCACGCCGAAGGCCGCGAGCCCCGCGAACAGCACGTCCGCCGTGAACGCCCCGGCCCCCGCCGCCATGGCCGAGGCCGGGCCGTTGCGGATCGCGCGGTGGATGCACATCACGTTCACCGGCCCGACCGGCGCATTGACGCCGACGCCGATGGCCACGCCCGTCGCGATCAGCGAAACGTCGTCGATCACGCGAAGCGTCTCCCCGGAGACTCGCGCCGAAGCGCGGGTTGTGCACGGACGACTGCGGTCTTAGCCCGCGGTCGCTTCGCAGGGCAACATGGGGCTCGGGCCGTCTCCCGCAA is drawn from Methylopila sp. 73B and contains these coding sequences:
- a CDS encoding TIGR02301 family protein, translated to MSTVLRAALAGLLLATAPAAAQPREPKAAPAPPPPAPQLPAAAAPYEPKLIRLAETLGALHHLRAVCKAKDADVWRDRMSALIAAEAPAPERRDALAGAFNASYRAWARSYHACTPAAEVATARFLQEVSAIATEVNARYGP
- a CDS encoding LysE family transporter, which translates into the protein MIDDVSLIATGVAIGVGVNAPVGPVNVMCIHRAIRNGPASAMAAGAGAFTADVLFAGLAAFGVTAISSFIEGHLSVIKVVGGAILIAFGVKLLYAPSKGAAPANDTRMSLFRAALASFALTVTNPAVLLGFFAIFGGLAGIGEEVGDFGAAALLTIGVAIGSAAWWLMLSMGASRLRERIAEKWLGRLNTVSGGGLALFGFAVLISVALGY